Proteins encoded by one window of Streptomyces sp. NBC_01477:
- a CDS encoding serine/threonine-protein kinase produces the protein MASDGGRNAAAPGDVVAGRYRITNRLGRGGMGTVWAATDELLHRQVAVKELHLPHTGLSEVESGRQHERALREARSVARIRHPHVVVVYDVVEQDGRPWIVMELIDGRSLAEILREDGPLAPREAARICAAVAGALLAAHAHGIQHRDVKPANVLIDHATGRVVLTDFGIARIPGSATISETGSFVGSPEYTAPERMSGGRAAGPESDLWSLGALLCAAVDGHSPFQRESIGEIVHAVAIGDITPPATVGPLLPVVQALLDRDPARRMAAADVMTVLVAYAETGVEPPTPDAPTPELPVEKPADPKPRGRRRRLLAGVAAAVMIAVVAGATAALVVTHGRGSAASAPRTTPPVTTTAAPTTTPPATPSPSPTPTAPVLPAGFRTTTDKRGFAVALPAGWVRQELKPRVYYWSPDHTFRFGEREQSPDPGGPYAVMHGQDVVARGPDSIYPGYRDGVITRTSQNGQEAALWEFTYDGFSDGRGARRVFDLCWTQGGRMYDVWVSGLITRVEETRDTFDTARATFTP, from the coding sequence ATGGCGAGTGACGGGGGTCGGAACGCCGCGGCACCGGGGGATGTGGTCGCGGGCCGCTACCGCATCACCAACCGCCTCGGCCGCGGCGGCATGGGCACCGTATGGGCGGCGACGGACGAACTGCTCCACCGCCAGGTGGCCGTCAAGGAGTTGCACCTCCCGCACACCGGGCTGAGCGAGGTCGAGTCCGGCCGCCAGCACGAGCGCGCGCTGCGGGAGGCCCGCAGCGTGGCCCGTATCCGCCACCCCCACGTGGTCGTCGTGTACGACGTCGTCGAGCAGGACGGCCGCCCGTGGATCGTGATGGAGCTGATCGACGGCCGCTCACTGGCCGAGATCCTCCGCGAGGACGGCCCGTTGGCGCCGCGCGAGGCCGCCAGGATCTGCGCGGCCGTCGCGGGCGCGCTGCTCGCCGCGCACGCGCACGGCATCCAGCACCGCGACGTCAAGCCCGCGAACGTCCTCATCGACCACGCCACCGGCCGCGTCGTCCTCACCGACTTCGGTATCGCCCGCATCCCGGGCAGCGCCACGATCAGCGAGACCGGCTCCTTCGTCGGCTCGCCCGAATACACCGCGCCCGAGCGGATGTCGGGCGGCCGGGCGGCGGGCCCGGAGTCCGACCTGTGGTCGCTGGGCGCGCTGCTGTGCGCGGCGGTCGACGGCCACTCGCCCTTCCAGCGCGAATCGATCGGCGAGATCGTGCACGCGGTCGCGATCGGCGACATCACCCCGCCGGCCACGGTCGGCCCGCTGCTGCCGGTCGTTCAGGCCCTGCTGGACCGCGACCCGGCCCGCCGGATGGCCGCCGCCGATGTGATGACGGTCCTGGTCGCGTACGCGGAGACCGGCGTCGAGCCGCCGACCCCCGACGCGCCCACCCCGGAACTCCCGGTCGAGAAGCCGGCGGACCCGAAGCCGCGGGGCCGGCGGCGCCGGCTGCTGGCCGGGGTGGCGGCGGCCGTCATGATCGCGGTCGTCGCCGGCGCCACCGCGGCGCTCGTCGTCACCCACGGCCGGGGCAGCGCCGCCTCGGCTCCGCGGACCACGCCACCCGTCACCACCACTGCCGCACCGACGACCACCCCGCCCGCGACACCGTCGCCCTCGCCGACGCCCACCGCCCCGGTCCTCCCGGCCGGCTTCCGTACGACCACCGACAAGCGCGGCTTCGCCGTGGCGCTCCCGGCGGGCTGGGTACGGCAGGAACTCAAGCCCCGGGTCTACTACTGGTCGCCCGACCACACCTTCCGCTTCGGCGAACGCGAGCAGTCGCCCGATCCCGGCGGCCCGTACGCCGTGATGCACGGACAGGACGTCGTGGCCCGCGGCCCGGACAGCATCTACCCCGGCTATCGCGACGGCGTCATCACCCGTACCTCCCAGAACGGCCAGGAGGCGGCGCTCTGGGAGTTCACCTACGACGGTTTCAGCGACGGCCGCGGCGCCCGGCGCGTCTTCGACCTGTGCTGGACGCAGGGCGGCCGGATGTACGACGTGTGGGTGTCAGGCCTGATCACCCGGGTCGAGGAGACCCGGGACACCTTCGACACCGCCCGGGCCACCTTCACCCCGTGA
- a CDS encoding serine/threonine-protein kinase translates to MDEYAGRVLADRYRLPRPPADEYELVETRAFDTYSGQEVLVRQVLLPEVVAAEFGDDDPDTLGESARRALDAARAAAAIPDHPRLVQVFDIFVEDGSLWIASELVSGRPLAALLAERPIDAYRAAEVASDVLTALRTLHAHGWTHRNVTTGTVLVCDDGRAMLGGLAAGAAQEALCGYDPLPEHVPAMSAAEASDGAADGAPRDPAAWHGPRSALEQERARQNRITVVGAVTERWAPEQAHPVHENWQLSPPVGPPADLWALGSLLFRSVQGHPPYPEENAAELVQLVCAEPPAFAEECGPLRPVVESLLRPDPEERPEAEELGGWLRSLIRSAPEPEVGTHTVQLPTDPAKLPVKRRKGELVKRRRREAAADPEGLQHRRHARGKQARVVKAKRERVKRSEVMQEHFHEEQVVSSRGPAPDGTAAAPRRLGARLLVLILAVLVALVVFVVLLLPHRDSSTDGADGNRTVPAEMPGSGGGKKKDPEPSATAAPTHTATKAPPKAPTHAATTVPPVAPPDLGADFALHTDPAGFTVAVHTGWLRTGKNGKGQVRFTGSDLTMTVVPGRDKATGDSDDPVAYQLVEPELADFRASSWSSAAGLQAVTIQGHQAAEGEYTWRDANQQSIYGRNLAIQIGGRYHVVLIYGPDSQRAAVQRAFDKVVETYAAD, encoded by the coding sequence GTGGACGAATACGCAGGGCGGGTACTCGCGGACCGCTACCGGTTGCCCAGGCCGCCGGCGGACGAGTACGAACTCGTCGAGACCCGCGCCTTCGACACCTACAGCGGCCAGGAGGTCCTGGTCCGCCAGGTCCTGCTGCCCGAGGTGGTGGCCGCCGAATTCGGTGACGACGACCCCGACACGCTCGGCGAGAGCGCCCGCCGCGCCCTGGACGCGGCCCGCGCCGCAGCCGCGATACCCGACCACCCCCGACTCGTCCAGGTCTTCGACATCTTCGTCGAGGACGGCAGCCTGTGGATCGCGAGCGAGCTGGTGTCCGGCCGCCCGCTGGCGGCCTTACTCGCCGAACGCCCCATCGACGCCTATCGCGCCGCCGAGGTCGCCTCCGACGTCCTCACCGCGCTGCGCACCCTGCACGCCCACGGCTGGACCCACCGCAACGTCACCACGGGCACGGTGCTGGTCTGCGACGACGGCCGCGCCATGCTCGGCGGCCTCGCGGCCGGAGCCGCGCAGGAAGCCCTCTGCGGCTACGACCCGCTGCCCGAGCACGTCCCGGCGATGAGTGCCGCCGAGGCCTCGGACGGCGCGGCGGACGGGGCACCCCGTGATCCGGCCGCCTGGCACGGCCCGCGGTCCGCGCTCGAACAGGAGCGGGCCCGGCAGAACCGCATCACCGTCGTCGGCGCCGTCACCGAGCGCTGGGCGCCTGAGCAGGCCCACCCGGTGCACGAGAACTGGCAGCTGTCGCCGCCGGTCGGCCCGCCCGCCGACCTGTGGGCACTCGGGTCGCTGCTCTTCCGCAGCGTCCAGGGCCACCCGCCGTATCCCGAGGAGAATGCCGCCGAGCTGGTCCAGCTGGTGTGCGCGGAGCCGCCCGCCTTCGCCGAGGAGTGCGGACCGCTGCGCCCGGTCGTGGAGTCGCTGCTGCGGCCCGACCCCGAGGAGCGGCCCGAGGCCGAGGAGCTGGGCGGCTGGCTGCGCTCGCTGATCCGCTCCGCGCCGGAACCCGAGGTCGGCACCCACACCGTCCAGCTGCCCACCGATCCGGCGAAGCTGCCGGTCAAGCGGCGCAAGGGCGAGCTGGTCAAGCGCCGGCGCCGCGAGGCCGCCGCCGACCCCGAGGGGCTCCAGCACCGCAGGCACGCCCGCGGCAAGCAGGCCAGGGTCGTCAAGGCCAAGCGGGAGCGGGTCAAGCGCAGCGAGGTCATGCAGGAGCACTTCCACGAGGAGCAGGTGGTCTCCTCGCGCGGCCCCGCCCCCGACGGCACCGCCGCCGCCCCGCGCCGGCTCGGCGCCCGGCTGCTGGTGCTGATACTGGCGGTGCTGGTCGCGCTGGTGGTCTTCGTGGTGCTGCTGCTGCCGCACCGCGACAGCTCCACGGACGGGGCCGACGGGAACCGTACGGTGCCGGCCGAGATGCCGGGCTCCGGCGGCGGCAAGAAGAAGGACCCGGAGCCCTCGGCGACCGCGGCGCCGACGCACACCGCCACGAAGGCTCCGCCGAAGGCACCCACGCACGCCGCCACCACCGTGCCCCCGGTCGCGCCGCCCGACCTCGGCGCGGACTTCGCGCTGCACACCGACCCGGCGGGCTTCACCGTCGCCGTCCACACCGGCTGGCTGCGCACCGGCAAGAACGGCAAGGGGCAGGTGCGGTTCACCGGGAGCGACCTGACGATGACCGTCGTGCCGGGCCGTGACAAGGCGACGGGTGACAGTGACGACCCGGTCGCCTATCAGCTCGTGGAGCCCGAACTCGCCGACTTCCGGGCCTCGTCCTGGTCCTCGGCGGCCGGCCTGCAAGCCGTCACCATCCAGGGCCACCAGGCCGCCGAGGGCGAGTACACCTGGCGGGACGCGAACCAGCAGTCGATCTACGGGCGCAACCTGGCGATTCAGATCGGCGGGCGGTATCACGTGGTCCTCATCTACGGGCCGGACTCGCAGCGGGCCGCTGTGCAGCGGGCGTTCGACAAGGTCGTCGAGACCTACGCGGCGGACTGA
- a CDS encoding serine/threonine-protein kinase, which produces MSEVEGTDGRLLADRYRLDGVLGKGGMGTVWRAVDETLGRSVAVKELRFPGNVDEDEKRRLVTRTLREAKATARIRNTGAITVYDVVKEDDRPWIVMELIEGRSLSDAIREDGPLTPKRAAEVGLVVLDVLSAAHREGILHRDVKPSNVLIANDSRVVLGDFGIAQIDGDPSVTSTGMLVGAPSYISPERARGHKPGPPADLWSLGALLFASVEGRPPYDKGSAIATLTAVMTAPVGPMRNAGPLSAVITGLLAKDPEKRLDESAARAMLRSVAEAPDRPVAPAAPSGETATAVLPVDPQPTPTDAPPATQRADAERADAEQARVREALQSVRKAAATSRTAPAASPQPGGPAAAPPPARSPITDAVPRRTLVIAAVAVALALLGTLIGVALAKSGGGDGDTKNGGKTTAGASGTPGSTQTTKRKDGDDRKPSASAPSATGGADDSAATSAGTGGKSTTTPSASTGPGTAPAGFSLVQAAGKSSVAVPAGWKQVSAGQNHYHTGTLFSGPDGAELLVDSTSTPGPSALAKWQHDSKTVGAGMNGYQQIGVQRVTYRGYDAADWEYKRTLSGRQVHVLNRGMVTDAHHGYALLFTFPADAWDSDANQRMRAIAFDTFKPAG; this is translated from the coding sequence ATGAGCGAGGTCGAAGGTACCGACGGACGCCTGCTCGCCGACCGGTACCGCCTCGACGGCGTACTGGGCAAGGGCGGTATGGGTACGGTCTGGCGCGCGGTCGACGAGACCCTGGGCCGCTCCGTCGCCGTCAAGGAACTGCGTTTCCCGGGCAACGTCGACGAGGACGAGAAGCGCCGCCTTGTCACGCGCACGCTGCGTGAGGCCAAGGCGACCGCGAGGATCCGCAACACCGGCGCCATCACCGTCTACGACGTCGTCAAGGAGGACGACCGGCCGTGGATCGTGATGGAACTCATCGAGGGCAGGTCGCTGTCCGACGCCATCCGCGAGGACGGCCCGCTGACCCCCAAACGGGCCGCGGAGGTCGGCCTCGTCGTGCTCGACGTGCTGTCCGCCGCGCACCGCGAGGGCATCCTGCACCGCGACGTCAAACCGTCCAACGTGCTGATCGCCAACGACTCGCGGGTCGTGCTCGGCGACTTCGGCATCGCGCAGATCGACGGCGACCCCTCCGTCACCTCCACCGGCATGCTGGTCGGCGCGCCCTCGTACATCTCGCCCGAGCGCGCCCGCGGCCACAAGCCGGGCCCGCCGGCCGACCTGTGGTCGCTGGGCGCGCTGCTCTTCGCCTCCGTCGAGGGCCGGCCGCCGTACGACAAGGGGTCGGCGATCGCCACCCTGACCGCGGTGATGACCGCGCCCGTCGGCCCGATGCGCAACGCCGGGCCGCTCAGCGCGGTCATCACCGGGCTGCTGGCCAAGGACCCGGAGAAGCGGCTGGACGAGAGCGCCGCCCGCGCGATGCTCCGGAGCGTCGCCGAGGCGCCCGACCGCCCGGTGGCCCCGGCCGCGCCGAGCGGCGAGACCGCCACGGCGGTGCTGCCGGTCGACCCGCAGCCGACCCCGACCGACGCGCCGCCCGCCACTCAGCGGGCCGACGCCGAGCGGGCCGACGCCGAGCAGGCCAGGGTGCGCGAGGCGCTCCAGTCCGTGCGCAAGGCGGCGGCCACGTCCAGGACCGCGCCCGCGGCCTCACCCCAGCCCGGCGGGCCGGCCGCCGCCCCGCCGCCCGCCCGCTCCCCGATCACCGACGCCGTACCGCGCCGCACCCTCGTCATCGCGGCGGTCGCCGTCGCCCTGGCGCTGCTGGGCACGCTGATAGGCGTCGCGCTCGCCAAATCCGGCGGCGGGGACGGCGACACCAAGAACGGCGGCAAGACCACCGCGGGCGCCAGCGGCACGCCGGGCAGCACGCAGACCACGAAGCGGAAGGACGGCGACGACCGCAAGCCGTCGGCCTCCGCCCCTTCCGCCACCGGCGGCGCCGACGACTCGGCCGCCACCTCCGCGGGCACCGGCGGCAAGTCCACGACGACGCCGAGCGCGTCCACCGGGCCGGGGACGGCGCCGGCGGGCTTCTCGCTCGTCCAGGCGGCGGGTAAGTCGTCCGTGGCCGTCCCCGCGGGCTGGAAGCAGGTGTCCGCGGGCCAGAACCACTACCACACGGGCACGCTTTTCAGCGGCCCCGACGGCGCGGAACTGCTGGTCGACTCCACTTCGACCCCCGGGCCCAGCGCCCTGGCCAAGTGGCAGCACGACTCCAAGACGGTCGGCGCCGGCATGAACGGATACCAGCAGATCGGCGTCCAGCGGGTCACCTACCGCGGATACGACGCCGCGGACTGGGAGTACAAGCGGACGCTTTCGGGTAGGCAAGTGCACGTCCTGAACCGAGGCATGGTGACGGACGCCCACCACGGCTATGCGCTGTTGTTCACCTTCCCCGCCGACGCATGGGACAGCGATGCGAACCAGCGGATGCGGGCGATCGCCTTCGACACGTTCAAACCGGCCGGGTGA
- a CDS encoding serine/threonine-protein kinase: MVAPADEGRLVAGRYRLMERIGRGGMGTVWRAEDELLDRQVAVKKLHPPQPHMLEEELATLFERTRREARAAARISHPNVIVVHDVVDDAGLPSIVMEYVPSVTLGERLKEGGALPPAEAARIGRGMVAALRAAHRAGVLHRDVKPGNVLLGDGGRIVLTDFGIAQASGTSTLTRTGELIGSIDFLSPERIRGAMPGPEADLWALGATLYQAVEGESPFRRPTAIETAYAIAEDPVVPPPNAGALTEVIAGLLAKEPAERLSAEDAERMLRIPAGDQDTAVVEQVKVTEPLPVSDPASAARGGAPAHAGHTPPHGDAPGAYSTTGQQPPYSAPHGRDRRRPGRWIAAAAAVAVLAGGIAVAVDRAHRSDAAGGDGGPTGAPTATATTATTATTAPTTPTTPATPTAEPTNAHPPPVPDGYHLEDQANRGYSVPVPDDWTKKVTDDGDQVSYVDPTDTVALKISALDYASSDPYQHWLDLEPQTQDKVRNYHRERMETTKTAWGQDAALWQFTFKGTSSTFRAVDLGFGKEGGREYAVYLSAPKSQWTTYKPVFDTAAAGFRQQG; encoded by the coding sequence ATGGTGGCACCCGCGGACGAGGGGCGGTTGGTCGCGGGCCGGTACCGGCTGATGGAGCGGATCGGCCGCGGCGGCATGGGCACCGTGTGGCGGGCCGAGGACGAACTCCTCGACCGCCAGGTCGCGGTCAAGAAACTGCACCCGCCGCAGCCGCACATGCTCGAAGAGGAATTGGCCACGCTCTTCGAGCGCACCCGCCGCGAGGCCCGCGCCGCCGCCAGGATCAGCCACCCCAACGTCATCGTCGTCCACGACGTGGTGGACGACGCGGGCCTGCCGTCCATCGTCATGGAGTACGTCCCCTCGGTCACCCTCGGCGAACGGCTCAAGGAGGGCGGCGCCCTGCCGCCGGCCGAGGCCGCCAGGATCGGCCGCGGCATGGTCGCGGCGCTGCGGGCCGCCCACCGCGCAGGAGTGCTGCACCGCGACGTCAAACCCGGCAACGTCCTGCTCGGCGACGGGGGCCGGATCGTCCTCACCGACTTCGGCATCGCCCAGGCGTCCGGTACCTCGACGCTGACCAGGACCGGCGAGCTGATCGGCTCCATCGACTTCCTGTCGCCCGAGCGCATCCGCGGCGCCATGCCGGGGCCCGAGGCCGACCTGTGGGCGCTGGGCGCCACGCTCTACCAGGCCGTCGAGGGCGAGTCGCCCTTCCGCCGCCCGACCGCGATCGAGACGGCGTACGCCATCGCCGAGGACCCGGTCGTGCCGCCGCCGAACGCCGGGGCGCTGACCGAGGTGATCGCGGGCCTGCTGGCCAAGGAGCCCGCTGAGCGGCTGTCGGCGGAGGACGCCGAGCGGATGCTGCGCATCCCGGCGGGGGACCAGGACACCGCGGTGGTCGAGCAGGTCAAGGTGACCGAGCCGCTGCCCGTCTCCGATCCGGCGTCCGCCGCCCGCGGTGGTGCGCCCGCGCACGCCGGTCACACGCCGCCGCATGGCGACGCCCCCGGCGCGTACTCCACCACGGGGCAGCAGCCGCCGTATTCCGCGCCGCACGGCCGGGACCGCCGCCGCCCCGGCCGCTGGATCGCCGCCGCGGCGGCCGTCGCGGTGCTGGCCGGGGGCATCGCCGTCGCCGTGGACCGGGCGCACCGGTCGGACGCGGCCGGCGGCGACGGCGGCCCCACGGGCGCCCCGACCGCCACCGCGACCACCGCGACCACCGCGACCACGGCCCCCACGACGCCCACCACCCCCGCGACGCCCACCGCCGAGCCGACCAACGCGCACCCGCCGCCCGTCCCGGACGGCTACCACCTGGAGGACCAGGCCAACCGCGGCTACAGCGTCCCGGTCCCCGACGACTGGACGAAGAAGGTCACCGACGACGGCGACCAGGTCAGCTACGTCGACCCCACTGACACGGTCGCCCTCAAGATCAGCGCCCTGGACTACGCCAGCTCCGACCCGTACCAGCACTGGCTGGACCTGGAACCACAGACCCAGGACAAGGTCCGCAACTACCACCGCGAGCGCATGGAGACCACCAAGACCGCCTGGGGCCAGGACGCGGCCTTGTGGCAGTTCACGTTCAAGGGCACGAGCAGCACCTTCCGCGCCGTGGACCTCGGATTCGGCAAGGAGGGTGGACGCGAGTACGCGGTGTACCTGTCCGCGCCGAAGTCCCAATGGACCACCTACAAGCCGGTGTTCGACACCGCCGCCGCCGGTTTCCGGCAGCAGGGCTGA
- a CDS encoding glycerol-3-phosphate dehydrogenase/oxidase, producing the protein MRTTTLGPAQRAAALTRMAEKELDILVVGGGVVGAGTALDAATRGLSTGLVEARDWAAGTSSRSSKLIHGGLRYLEMLDFALVREALKERGLLLERLAPHLVRPVPFLYPLQHKGWERLYAGSGVALYDTMSLSSGHGRGLPVHRHLTRKHALRVAPALRKDALVGALQYYDAQVDDARFVAALVRTAASYGAHVANQARVTGFLREGERVVGARVLDGEAGGEYDVRAKQVVNATGVWTDDTQALIAERGQFHVRASKGIHLVVPKDRIHSSTGLILRTEKSVLFVIPWGRHWIVGTTDTDWDLDKAHPAASSADIDYVLDHVNSVLATPLTRDDVQGVYAGLRPLLAGESDATSKLSREHTVAHPVPGLVVVAGGKYTTYRVMAKDAVDEAVHGLDHRVAACCTEDVPLAGAEGYQAEWNARARTAARTGVHVARIEHLLNRYGTLIDEVLDLIADDPSLAAPLTGADDYLRAEVVYAAAYEGARHLDDVLARRTRISIETFDRGTRCAREAAELMAPVLGWDAHQVDKEVEYYEKRVEAERESQRQPDDLTADAARLGAPDIVPL; encoded by the coding sequence ATGCGTACGACGACACTCGGACCCGCCCAGCGGGCGGCGGCCCTCACCCGGATGGCGGAGAAGGAACTCGACATCCTGGTGGTGGGCGGCGGCGTCGTCGGCGCCGGGACGGCGCTGGACGCGGCCACCCGCGGGCTGTCGACCGGGCTGGTCGAGGCCCGCGACTGGGCCGCCGGCACGTCCAGCCGGTCGAGCAAGCTCATCCACGGCGGGCTGCGCTATCTGGAGATGCTCGACTTCGCGCTGGTCCGCGAGGCGCTGAAGGAGCGCGGGCTGCTGCTGGAACGGCTCGCGCCGCACCTGGTGCGCCCGGTGCCCTTCCTCTACCCGCTCCAGCACAAGGGCTGGGAGCGGCTGTACGCGGGCTCGGGCGTGGCCCTCTACGACACGATGTCGCTGTCCTCGGGACACGGGCGCGGCCTGCCCGTGCACCGCCACCTCACCCGCAAGCACGCGCTGCGGGTCGCCCCCGCGCTGCGCAAGGACGCGCTGGTGGGCGCGCTCCAGTATTACGACGCCCAGGTCGACGACGCGCGCTTCGTCGCGGCCCTGGTGCGTACCGCCGCGTCGTACGGCGCGCATGTCGCCAACCAGGCGCGGGTGACCGGCTTCCTGCGGGAGGGCGAGCGCGTCGTCGGCGCCCGGGTGCTCGACGGCGAGGCGGGCGGCGAATACGACGTGCGGGCCAAGCAGGTGGTGAACGCGACCGGGGTGTGGACCGACGACACCCAGGCGCTCATCGCCGAGCGCGGGCAGTTCCACGTACGGGCGTCCAAGGGCATCCACCTGGTGGTGCCCAAGGACCGGATCCATTCGAGTACGGGGCTGATCCTGCGCACCGAGAAGAGCGTGCTCTTCGTCATCCCGTGGGGCAGGCACTGGATCGTCGGCACCACCGACACCGACTGGGACCTGGACAAGGCGCACCCGGCGGCCTCCAGCGCCGACATCGACTACGTGCTCGACCACGTCAACTCGGTGCTGGCCACCCCGCTGACCAGGGACGACGTCCAGGGCGTCTACGCCGGGCTGCGCCCGCTGCTGGCCGGCGAGTCCGACGCCACCAGCAAGCTGTCCCGGGAGCACACCGTGGCCCACCCGGTGCCCGGGCTCGTGGTCGTCGCCGGCGGCAAGTACACGACGTACCGGGTGATGGCCAAGGACGCGGTGGACGAGGCCGTGCACGGGCTGGACCACCGGGTCGCCGCGTGCTGCACCGAGGACGTGCCGCTGGCCGGGGCCGAGGGCTACCAGGCGGAGTGGAACGCCAGGGCCAGGACCGCCGCCCGTACCGGTGTGCACGTCGCGCGGATCGAGCACCTGCTCAACCGCTACGGCACCCTCATCGACGAAGTGCTCGACCTGATCGCCGACGACCCGTCGCTGGCCGCCCCGCTGACCGGCGCCGACGACTACCTGCGCGCCGAGGTCGTCTATGCGGCGGCGTACGAGGGCGCCCGCCACCTGGACGACGTGCTCGCCCGCAGGACGCGGATCTCGATCGAGACCTTCGACCGCGGCACCCGCTGCGCCCGCGAGGCGGCCGAGCTGATGGCGCCGGTGCTCGGCTGGGACGCCCACCAGGTCGACAAGGAGGTCGAATACTACGAGAAGCGCGTGGAGGCGGAGCGCGAATCGCAGCGCCAGCCGGACGATCTGACCGCGGATGCCGCCAGGCTGGGGGCGCCGGATATCGTGCCTCTCTAG
- a CDS encoding nucleotide sugar dehydrogenase: protein MPADLAVLGLGSTGLPLAQAATVAGVGVIGYDPDPATVADINAGRVPPGSLAAADLRRMLACGFRATADPAVLGRVRTAVICAPTPPGEDHALDLSAVATAARALAAHLRPHTTVVLESAVYPGTTEGYLRPLLESHGLRAGRDFHLAYSPGRLDPGNRAYQLANTPKVVGGCTPACTEAAAAFYSRFTERIVRARGTREAEAVKLLETNYRHVNIAFANEMAVFCHDLGVDLWDVIRCAETKPFGFQAFRPGPGVGGPAAPLDPNAAPHFTPPAHPRLPGHPLRMVELAQEVNSRMPRYVVQRAAALLNEHGKSLRGARVLLLGVTYKADLADQQGAPAREIGTRLLELGAQLSYHDPYVPQWRVMDRPVPRADSLWEAAADADLTLLLQHHRTYDLQGLAVKAQLLLDTRGATPAGAAARL from the coding sequence ATGCCCGCAGACCTCGCCGTACTCGGACTCGGCAGCACCGGACTCCCGCTCGCCCAGGCGGCGACCGTCGCGGGCGTCGGTGTCATCGGCTACGACCCCGATCCCGCCACCGTCGCCGACATCAACGCCGGCCGGGTGCCGCCGGGCTCGCTCGCCGCCGCCGACCTGCGCAGGATGCTGGCCTGCGGCTTCCGCGCCACCGCCGACCCGGCCGTACTGGGCCGGGTGCGTACCGCGGTGATCTGCGCGCCCACCCCGCCCGGCGAGGACCACGCCCTCGACCTGTCCGCGGTCGCCACCGCCGCCCGGGCGCTGGCCGCGCACCTGCGCCCGCACACCACCGTCGTCCTGGAGTCGGCCGTCTACCCCGGCACCACCGAGGGATATCTGCGCCCGCTGCTGGAGTCGCACGGGCTGCGGGCCGGCCGCGACTTCCACCTCGCCTACTCCCCCGGCCGCCTCGACCCCGGCAACCGCGCCTACCAGCTGGCCAACACCCCCAAGGTGGTCGGCGGCTGCACCCCCGCGTGCACCGAGGCCGCCGCCGCCTTCTACAGCCGCTTCACCGAACGCATCGTGCGGGCCCGCGGCACCCGCGAGGCCGAGGCGGTCAAGCTGCTGGAGACCAACTACCGGCACGTCAACATCGCCTTCGCCAACGAGATGGCGGTCTTCTGCCACGACCTGGGCGTCGACCTGTGGGACGTCATCAGGTGCGCGGAGACCAAGCCGTTCGGCTTCCAGGCCTTCCGCCCGGGCCCCGGCGTCGGCGGCCCCGCCGCCCCCCTCGACCCCAACGCGGCCCCGCACTTCACCCCGCCCGCCCACCCCCGGCTGCCCGGCCACCCGCTGCGGATGGTCGAACTCGCCCAGGAGGTCAACTCCCGCATGCCGCGCTATGTCGTCCAGCGGGCCGCGGCGCTGCTCAACGAGCACGGCAAGTCGCTGCGCGGCGCCCGCGTCCTGCTGCTCGGCGTGACGTACAAGGCCGACCTCGCCGACCAGCAGGGCGCCCCCGCCCGGGAGATCGGCACCCGGCTGCTCGAACTCGGCGCCCAGCTCAGCTACCACGACCCGTACGTACCGCAGTGGCGCGTCATGGACCGCCCGGTCCCGCGCGCCGACTCCCTGTGGGAGGCCGCCGCCGACGCCGATCTGACGCTGCTGCTCCAGCACCACCGCACGTACGACCTCCAGGGCCTGGCGGTCAAGGCCCAACTCCTGCTCGACACCCGCGGCGCCACCCCGGCCGGCGCCGCCGCCCGGCTGTGA